A stretch of the Sphingobacterium thalpophilum genome encodes the following:
- a CDS encoding DinB family protein, translated as MTNELFEFEILKASRTRLLQLLETVDNKILFKIPENFNNNIVWQIGHCITSQQRHMYMRSGLPMHISQEFMETFKIGTSPHTWKSMPDVDEIKHLLLYTVNQLRKDLESGIFVKYTPFSLPIGITITNHLQALRAANFHEAEHYGIILSYLKLLN; from the coding sequence ATGACTAACGAATTATTTGAATTTGAGATTTTAAAAGCTAGCAGAACCAGGTTGCTCCAATTATTAGAAACGGTTGACAACAAAATATTATTTAAAATCCCTGAAAACTTCAACAATAATATAGTTTGGCAGATTGGCCACTGTATCACATCCCAACAGAGGCATATGTATATGCGTAGCGGCCTGCCAATGCATATATCGCAGGAATTTATGGAAACATTCAAAATCGGAACTTCGCCACATACATGGAAAAGTATGCCAGACGTTGATGAAATAAAACATTTACTACTTTATACAGTAAATCAGCTTCGTAAAGATCTAGAATCGGGCATATTTGTTAAATACACTCCCTTTAGCTTACCAATTGGCATCACCATAACCAATCACCTCCAAGCACTTCGGGCTGCTAACTTTCACGAAGCCGAGCACTATGGGATAATATTGAGCTATTTAAAACTTCTAAATTAA
- a CDS encoding McrB family protein has protein sequence MKRKYWVLSPNVMNGSDEIDWKNSIQNLKRAFMGYDDTHRFGQIFKNEIRIDDVILIAQGQNSHKKFFLCGFVDSEAKYEFVDGTPDSAQNRKLKFTIPKERLDELELDFNGSTWGGSKQPATLYHLKPDEVEADNKIVNLLIAELNKQIIKQLMNNIKLSEERQTQIKALWNKFKSETKEEYKKSNNEEIDNLIVQWNQYKDKITNDTLSLDDYTNTLGSPTATMPGGYLCNFLERTTRTVLGSSKPGNAENFEVKLNNDNQTYFIKSQKKQNATRQEAETYFNHNIKNLLRDIVSTPDPLEKIRLVEETGYSAKQILMKLAVLDNLPDFLYIYSTQWLEELYNEFIDSDAEGIFTKNHHVCIVAKKLLEVDDQDKGELILLSRFLWHYGNSKAIADVNNPNVILYGPPGTGKTYSVVKSLDFVCQGDSSRYEVLQFHPSFTYEDFIEGIKPQGVSKDGNIRFELVNGVFKNFCIKAKNSPEKSFYFVVDEINRANLSTVFGETLSLLEKDYRHNSKGNKNLLRTQYSTLIEDLINQDNEKYKHLAYCLDNNEVKFGVPENVFFIGMMNDVDKSIDAFDLALRRRFKWIRKDCDYQVIEEEIHFRGKEEFSNISQYVKACEKLNSYISNDLGLGKSYEFGHSFFMKISDIAKRKEITPNNVEVLFNLYLRPTLKEYLRAVFAESELDSKLVEALNRFKETLK, from the coding sequence ATGAAGAGAAAGTATTGGGTATTATCCCCAAATGTCATGAATGGTTCAGATGAGATAGACTGGAAAAACTCTATACAGAATTTAAAACGAGCATTTATGGGATATGATGACACACATCGCTTTGGTCAAATCTTCAAAAATGAAATTCGCATTGACGACGTGATACTTATTGCACAAGGACAAAATTCACACAAAAAATTCTTTTTGTGTGGTTTTGTAGATTCAGAAGCAAAATATGAATTTGTGGACGGAACACCAGACAGCGCACAAAACCGAAAATTAAAATTTACAATTCCGAAAGAACGCCTTGACGAATTAGAACTTGATTTCAATGGCAGCACTTGGGGTGGATCAAAACAACCTGCAACACTTTATCATTTAAAACCTGATGAGGTTGAAGCAGACAATAAAATTGTAAACTTATTAATTGCGGAATTGAACAAACAGATTATCAAACAACTTATGAACAACATAAAATTATCTGAAGAAAGACAAACTCAAATCAAAGCGCTTTGGAACAAGTTTAAAAGCGAAACCAAAGAAGAATATAAAAAAAGTAATAATGAAGAGATTGATAATTTGATAGTTCAATGGAATCAATACAAGGATAAAATTACAAACGATACATTGAGTTTAGACGATTATACCAATACATTAGGAAGTCCCACAGCAACAATGCCAGGCGGTTATTTGTGCAATTTCTTAGAGCGTACAACTCGAACTGTTTTAGGTTCTTCCAAACCTGGTAATGCGGAAAATTTTGAAGTAAAACTTAATAATGACAATCAAACATATTTCATCAAAAGTCAAAAAAAGCAAAATGCCACTCGACAAGAAGCAGAAACTTATTTTAACCATAATATTAAAAATTTATTGAGAGACATTGTTTCGACTCCTGATCCATTAGAAAAGATACGTTTGGTAGAAGAAACAGGTTATAGTGCTAAACAGATTTTGATGAAATTGGCTGTATTAGACAATTTACCAGACTTTTTATACATCTATTCTACACAATGGCTGGAAGAATTATACAACGAGTTTATTGATAGTGATGCCGAAGGAATTTTTACCAAAAACCATCACGTTTGTATTGTAGCAAAAAAGCTATTAGAAGTAGATGATCAAGACAAAGGTGAACTTATTTTACTTTCACGTTTTTTGTGGCATTATGGAAATTCAAAAGCTATTGCGGACGTAAACAATCCCAATGTCATATTGTATGGACCACCGGGAACCGGTAAAACATATTCCGTGGTCAAAAGTTTAGATTTTGTTTGTCAAGGTGACAGTTCTCGATACGAAGTATTACAATTTCATCCGTCATTTACCTACGAAGATTTCATTGAGGGTATAAAACCTCAAGGAGTTTCAAAAGACGGAAACATTCGTTTTGAATTGGTAAACGGTGTTTTTAAGAATTTCTGCATTAAAGCGAAAAATAGCCCTGAAAAATCTTTCTATTTCGTAGTAGACGAAATAAACAGAGCGAATCTTTCAACTGTCTTTGGAGAGACTTTATCGCTTTTAGAAAAAGATTACCGACACAATAGCAAGGGGAATAAGAATTTACTTAGAACCCAATACTCAACTCTTATCGAAGATCTAATTAATCAAGACAACGAAAAATACAAACATTTAGCTTATTGCCTTGACAATAATGAGGTGAAATTTGGTGTTCCCGAAAATGTATTTTTCATCGGAATGATGAATGATGTTGATAAAAGCATTGACGCTTTTGATTTAGCACTTCGCAGAAGATTTAAGTGGATAAGGAAGGATTGCGATTACCAAGTAATTGAAGAAGAAATACATTTTAGAGGTAAAGAAGAATTTAGCAATATAAGTCAGTATGTAAAAGCCTGTGAAAAGTTGAACAGCTATATTTCAAACGACTTAGGTTTGGGTAAATCTTATGAATTTGGTCATTCATTTTTTATGAAAATTAGTGACATCGCTAAAAGAAAAGAAATTACCCCAAACAATGTGGAAGTTTTATTCAACTTGTATCTACGTCCAACATTGAAAGAATACTTAAGAGCTGTATTTGCGGAAAGCGAATTAGACAGTAAATTAGTTGAAGCCTTGAATAGATTTAAAGAAACTTTAAAATAA
- a CDS encoding NAD(P)H-dependent flavin oxidoreductase, with amino-acid sequence MWNDTKITRLIGIDYPILQGPFGGNLSSVELVAAVSNMGGLGGYGAYTLSPDEIIGIDSKIKAATGKPYNLNLWVSETDAPGGLATDEQYERAKKAFSPYFEELNIPFPEKPAPFKTQFENQLAVVLDIRPKVFSFVFGTLPADVMEECKKRGIVTVGAATTLDEAMALERSGVDAIIASGFEAGGHRPSFMASAESSTTGTFVLLQLISEKVKVPVIAAGGIADGKGIAAALTLGADAAQIGTAFLACDESGALPAHREMLFSDKAKYTTLSRAYTGRLGRGISTPITKNLVGNEQSILPFPLQTTLMSSLRKAAIEQQKSDMVFFWGGQIAPLLKHKKASALMRSLVEGTNAHFDAMR; translated from the coding sequence ATGTGGAACGATACGAAAATTACCCGGTTAATAGGTATTGATTATCCAATATTGCAGGGGCCCTTTGGCGGCAACCTTTCGTCTGTTGAATTGGTAGCAGCCGTTTCCAATATGGGCGGTTTGGGCGGTTATGGTGCTTATACATTAAGCCCGGATGAAATTATTGGTATTGACAGCAAGATAAAAGCAGCCACCGGCAAACCTTACAATCTTAATCTATGGGTATCTGAAACCGATGCGCCCGGCGGGCTGGCAACGGATGAGCAGTACGAACGTGCAAAAAAGGCTTTCAGCCCTTATTTTGAGGAACTGAACATCCCCTTTCCCGAAAAACCCGCTCCTTTTAAGACCCAGTTTGAAAATCAATTAGCCGTCGTGCTGGATATTCGCCCAAAGGTGTTCAGTTTCGTGTTTGGTACTTTGCCCGCTGACGTGATGGAAGAATGTAAAAAAAGAGGCATTGTAACGGTAGGTGCAGCGACAACGCTGGATGAAGCTATGGCATTGGAACGTTCAGGCGTGGATGCCATTATTGCTTCCGGGTTTGAGGCAGGCGGTCATCGCCCGTCTTTTATGGCTTCGGCGGAATCATCCACGACCGGAACATTCGTACTGCTGCAACTAATCAGCGAAAAAGTGAAAGTGCCTGTAATCGCTGCGGGAGGTATTGCTGATGGCAAAGGCATCGCAGCGGCACTGACGTTAGGTGCTGATGCAGCACAGATAGGTACGGCTTTTTTAGCCTGTGACGAATCCGGTGCGCTGCCAGCCCACAGGGAAATGCTGTTTTCCGATAAAGCAAAATATACGACCCTATCAAGAGCCTATACCGGTAGATTGGGCAGAGGGATCAGCACACCGATCACAAAAAACTTGGTGGGAAATGAGCAGTCTATTTTGCCATTCCCCTTGCAAACTACATTAATGTCTTCATTGCGAAAAGCAGCCATAGAGCAACAAAAGTCGGACATGGTGTTTTTTTGGGGCGGACAGATTGCGCCCCTGTTGAAGCACAAAAAGGCATCCGCCTTAATGCGATCACTTGTCGAAGGCACGAATGCACATTTTGACGCAATGAGATAG
- a CDS encoding LuxR C-terminal-related transcriptional regulator, giving the protein MEQKKHRHLLADLWESYPEALSNNFRAEKSYSTVNHLSDLLTVGPYYHYVINIADYSISQVSGLTTSIHGLATQPTTLKEIIDQIHPDDLEFVLKAEEATLVKMREIGFEHQLFLKTSYCFRMRVANGNYHLFHHQAIHLAKDDLGRLTSALNIHTDVQHITKTNNKIVLVTGIGSRSDYCQIDLSQQLLNNDIPPFSKREMEILPLIAGGYSSPQIADRLYISPDTVRTHRKNLYRKTGSKSAGEFIRQCIEWGLLQLLCFSNIEFFI; this is encoded by the coding sequence ATGGAACAAAAGAAACATCGTCACCTGCTTGCCGACCTTTGGGAAAGTTATCCCGAAGCACTGTCAAATAATTTTCGAGCTGAAAAATCATATAGTACCGTGAATCACCTGTCGGATCTCTTGACAGTAGGTCCCTATTACCATTATGTGATAAACATAGCAGACTATTCGATTTCCCAAGTTTCAGGACTGACCACAAGTATTCATGGGTTGGCTACTCAACCAACAACATTAAAAGAGATTATAGACCAGATACATCCGGATGATCTGGAGTTTGTCCTAAAAGCAGAGGAAGCCACATTAGTCAAAATGAGGGAAATTGGATTTGAACACCAGCTGTTTCTGAAAACGTCATATTGTTTCCGCATGCGTGTTGCCAATGGTAACTATCATCTATTTCATCATCAAGCCATACATTTGGCCAAAGATGATTTGGGACGTCTGACATCTGCATTGAATATACATACCGATGTGCAGCACATCACGAAGACTAACAATAAAATCGTCCTCGTTACCGGTATTGGTTCGCGTAGCGATTATTGCCAGATTGACCTATCTCAGCAACTACTAAATAATGATATACCCCCATTTTCAAAGCGCGAAATGGAAATATTGCCTCTGATAGCGGGCGGCTATTCGAGTCCGCAGATTGCAGACAGGCTTTATATCTCGCCCGATACCGTACGGACCCATCGGAAAAATCTATACAGGAAAACGGGATCAAAAAGTGCGGGTGAATTTATTCGCCAATGTATTGAATGGGGATTATTGCAGCTATTATGTTTTTCCAATATAGAATTTTTTATATAA
- a CDS encoding tautomerase family protein: MPFVKIEITKEGVTREQKQQLIKGVTDLITNTLNKDPHLTHIVIQEVELDDWGYAGEQTSVLREKGITADKK, encoded by the coding sequence ATGCCATTCGTAAAAATTGAAATCACAAAGGAGGGCGTTACCCGTGAGCAAAAACAGCAATTGATAAAAGGCGTTACCGACCTTATTACAAATACGCTGAACAAAGATCCGCACCTAACCCATATCGTTATACAGGAAGTTGAATTGGACGATTGGGGCTATGCTGGAGAACAGACATCCGTGTTACGTGAAAAAGGCATTACTGCCGATAAAAAATAA
- a CDS encoding McrC family protein: MRVSVPVNHNFYEEAPIREADLGNVFNVKTGVKHLQQIFSSVYELKFGAEQLKQVKVFNFKRNRHFEQDEERLILRLYSKENMQQEKEFIIQTGLYAGVLFHKGCKINITTKYGDTFLKRMLNFVNDIYVDNEQIKAKKDETENQFLFIIAHLFIQALEKAVVLGLPQQYEKHQERSHKVRGSIDFNDYLKRDIPFQGKLTTTFRERMYVQEIVDVLYLALRKLESVFGKEIHSRLLGLSQLLKQQYSGYFASHATIQKAKTHQSINNPMYHGFKKVLEYAEIILLNKDVMPDNEKQNLATTGYLFDIAELYEIYLEKLLSRNFPNWFVSGQVEIPIYQQQFYRRSMFPDLIMKHKVSGKIIALDAKFKKMEMQSKDIDRADLHQIHSYSGYYQNDLVASGLIYPLSKKIDLEYYHTESLYGSSSNDVHFVIDGIFVFENQTMQELIESENEFIKRISYLCNRMQ; this comes from the coding sequence ATGAGAGTTAGTGTACCTGTTAATCATAATTTTTATGAAGAAGCACCTATCCGAGAGGCGGATTTAGGCAATGTTTTCAACGTAAAAACAGGTGTGAAACATTTGCAACAAATATTTTCTTCTGTCTATGAACTAAAATTTGGAGCAGAACAGCTAAAACAAGTCAAAGTATTCAACTTCAAACGTAATCGTCATTTTGAACAAGACGAAGAACGTCTTATCCTGAGATTATATTCCAAAGAAAATATGCAACAAGAAAAAGAATTCATTATACAAACTGGTTTGTATGCTGGTGTACTTTTTCACAAGGGTTGCAAAATCAATATTACAACAAAGTATGGGGACACTTTTTTAAAACGAATGCTCAATTTCGTAAATGATATTTATGTAGATAATGAACAAATCAAAGCTAAAAAAGATGAAACAGAAAATCAATTTTTGTTTATCATAGCCCACTTATTTATTCAAGCATTAGAAAAAGCCGTTGTCTTAGGTTTGCCACAGCAATACGAAAAACATCAAGAAAGAAGCCATAAAGTAAGAGGCAGTATAGATTTTAACGATTATTTGAAAAGAGACATTCCGTTTCAAGGAAAACTAACGACAACCTTCAGAGAGCGGATGTATGTCCAAGAAATTGTTGATGTTCTATACTTAGCATTGAGAAAATTAGAAAGTGTTTTTGGAAAAGAAATTCACAGTCGTTTACTTGGATTGAGCCAATTATTAAAACAGCAGTATTCGGGATATTTTGCGAGCCACGCAACAATACAAAAAGCTAAGACACATCAAAGTATCAACAATCCAATGTATCATGGTTTTAAAAAGGTTTTAGAGTATGCGGAAATAATTTTGCTGAACAAAGACGTAATGCCGGACAATGAAAAACAAAACCTGGCGACAACTGGTTATCTGTTTGACATTGCAGAATTGTACGAAATATATCTTGAAAAGCTTTTGAGTAGAAATTTCCCTAACTGGTTTGTTAGTGGACAAGTAGAAATTCCAATTTATCAACAGCAGTTTTATCGCAGGTCTATGTTTCCTGACCTAATAATGAAACACAAGGTAAGTGGAAAAATTATTGCTCTTGACGCAAAATTCAAGAAGATGGAAATGCAGAGCAAAGACATCGATAGAGCTGACTTACATCAAATACATTCTTATTCTGGTTATTATCAAAATGATTTAGTAGCAAGTGGTTTGATTTATCCATTATCAAAGAAAATAGACCTTGAATATTATCATACTGAGTCTTTATATGGTAGTAGTAGTAATGACGTTCATTTTGTGATTGATGGAATCTTTGTTTTTGAAAATCAAACGATGCAAGAACTAATTGAAAGCGAAAATGAATTTATTAAGAGAATTTCATATTTGTGCAACAGAATGCAATAG
- a CDS encoding metallophosphoesterase: MIRILHLTDFHLNNKTIKDWDDFLGDALFNKLEELHKDTPIDLVLFTGDMIDKAGYDFGSVKNGLELSSPQI; encoded by the coding sequence ATGATAAGGATATTACATCTTACAGATTTTCATTTAAATAATAAAACTATCAAAGATTGGGACGATTTTTTGGGAGATGCTCTTTTTAATAAGTTAGAAGAATTACATAAAGATACTCCTATTGATTTAGTTTTGTTTACAGGAGATATGATTGATAAAGCAGGCTATGATTTTGGCTCAGTGAAGAATGGATTGGAGTTGAGCTCTCCCCAAATTTAG
- a CDS encoding cysteine hydrolase family protein: MNQHTIDGFARYGRYDYRRTGILIVDPYNDFLHPDGKSYFKSKAVIEKINLLDNMSAIINTARTLGIQILYVPHHHAEPNDYRHWKYPTATQLSTNERQLFAKGSWGGEFHQDFLPTPDDIIIKEHWSQNGFVNTDLDFQLKQHDIDRIILIGMLANSCIEATGRMAMELGYHVTLVTDGTAAYSWENMHAAHEINGPTYAHAILKSNELIHILNMES; encoded by the coding sequence ATGAATCAACATACAATTGACGGCTTTGCCAGATATGGCAGATACGACTACAGGAGAACGGGCATACTTATCGTGGATCCGTATAATGATTTCTTGCATCCTGATGGCAAATCTTATTTCAAATCAAAAGCAGTGATTGAAAAGATCAATCTGCTGGATAATATGTCAGCCATAATAAATACCGCACGAACGTTGGGTATACAGATCCTATATGTCCCCCATCATCATGCCGAACCCAATGATTATAGGCATTGGAAGTACCCAACAGCGACACAGCTTTCGACTAATGAGCGGCAGCTTTTTGCGAAGGGTTCGTGGGGAGGAGAATTTCATCAGGATTTCTTACCTACGCCAGATGATATTATTATTAAAGAGCATTGGTCACAAAATGGATTTGTAAATACTGACCTTGACTTTCAACTGAAACAGCATGATATTGACCGAATAATCCTCATTGGTATGTTGGCAAATTCCTGTATCGAAGCTACAGGCCGCATGGCGATGGAACTAGGGTATCATGTTACACTGGTAACGGATGGTACTGCTGCATACTCATGGGAGAATATGCACGCCGCTCACGAAATTAATGGTCCAACGTATGCTCACGCTATCTTGAAATCAAATGAGCTGATTCATATCCTGAATATGGAAAGTTAA
- a CDS encoding YceI family protein, with protein MRTQKFNIVTAQSNIDWVGKKVTGAHNGTINLKDGEITVSEGQIKGGRFVVDTTSIKILDITDPATNAQFAGHLASDDFFGIDQHPEADFTITSVQGDQVEGDLTIKGITNPVVFDIKATINDDTFTATGKIVIDRTKYGIKFRSGNFFQNLGDTLIYNDFELNVLLTAKAVEEAAHA; from the coding sequence ATGAGAACACAAAAATTCAACATCGTAACTGCACAGAGCAACATCGACTGGGTAGGTAAAAAAGTAACCGGAGCACACAACGGAACCATCAATCTGAAAGATGGAGAAATCACTGTATCTGAAGGTCAGATCAAAGGAGGAAGATTTGTGGTAGATACAACATCTATCAAAATATTGGACATCACAGACCCTGCGACCAATGCACAATTTGCAGGTCACCTGGCTTCTGATGATTTCTTTGGTATCGACCAGCACCCTGAAGCCGACTTCACCATCACGTCTGTACAAGGTGACCAGGTTGAGGGGGATCTTACCATCAAAGGCATTACAAATCCGGTGGTATTCGACATTAAGGCTACCATTAATGACGACACATTTACGGCAACGGGTAAAATCGTCATTGACCGCACCAAATACGGGATCAAGTTCCGTTCCGGTAATTTCTTCCAGAACCTCGGCGATACACTCATTTACAATGATTTTGAGCTGAATGTATTATTAACCGCAAAAGCAGTGGAAGAAGCTGCTCACGCATAA
- a CDS encoding SDR family NAD(P)-dependent oxidoreductase — MSKQTIIVTGASSGIGEGVAKYFLEKGDNVVINSTTPEKLERVYQQLGGGNNLAMVAGNVKDKKTGERLADVALEKFGSIDVLINNAGIFDNKPFLEVDEAYLDKFLDTNLKGTFFTSQAVVPQMLKQQGGVIINIGTPLVYYGLGGAPASAPVASKGAIHALTIQLAAEFGSRNIRVNTIAPGVIRTPMHGDSSDKMAGIHLVNRVGEVQDVAEMIYTVAKSNFINGAIINVDGGMGAGHNLK; from the coding sequence ATGAGCAAACAGACAATTATTGTAACCGGAGCATCATCTGGTATCGGTGAAGGGGTGGCCAAATATTTTTTGGAAAAGGGCGATAATGTAGTCATTAATTCCACCACACCGGAAAAATTGGAGCGTGTGTACCAGCAATTAGGCGGCGGCAACAATCTCGCAATGGTGGCAGGCAACGTAAAGGACAAAAAGACCGGAGAACGGTTGGCCGACGTTGCTTTGGAAAAGTTTGGCAGCATTGACGTACTGATAAACAATGCCGGGATTTTTGACAACAAGCCTTTTCTTGAAGTGGACGAGGCATATCTTGACAAGTTTTTGGACACCAACCTGAAAGGAACGTTTTTCACTTCGCAGGCCGTTGTTCCGCAAATGCTGAAACAGCAGGGAGGCGTGATTATCAACATTGGTACACCGCTGGTATATTATGGGTTAGGTGGCGCTCCGGCTTCTGCCCCCGTAGCAAGCAAAGGAGCCATCCATGCACTAACAATCCAATTAGCTGCCGAATTTGGCAGCCGGAATATACGGGTAAATACAATTGCGCCCGGTGTGATACGTACTCCAATGCACGGTGACAGCAGCGATAAAATGGCGGGCATACATCTTGTGAACCGTGTGGGCGAAGTGCAGGACGTTGCAGAGATGATTTACACCGTTGCCAAAAGTAATTTCATTAACGGGGCTATTATCAATGTCGATGGCGGCATGGGAGCTGGTCACAATTTAAAATAA
- a CDS encoding Crp/Fnr family transcriptional regulator — MDAKELLREHIAKRASLTPEEFDYVFEHFKPLSFSKGQMVIREGDKVNCEYFVVSGCLKTFYINDDVKMYILQFSMPTWWASDYNALYAQTKATVNLDCITDVELLGLSNEDREKICSEIHQMEHFFRWRTNGGYVASQKRLLSFMNNNAKTRYEELLRMYPQLYNLVPKHLIAAYLGVSRETLSRLYNSHKNVM, encoded by the coding sequence ATGGATGCAAAAGAACTTTTAAGAGAACATATAGCAAAACGGGCATCGCTTACCCCGGAGGAATTTGATTATGTCTTTGAGCATTTTAAGCCACTTTCTTTTAGCAAAGGACAGATGGTCATACGGGAGGGTGATAAAGTAAATTGCGAGTATTTTGTCGTTTCAGGATGCTTAAAAACATTTTACATCAATGATGATGTAAAGATGTACATTCTGCAATTTTCAATGCCCACATGGTGGGCATCTGATTACAATGCTTTGTACGCACAGACCAAAGCTACGGTCAATCTGGACTGTATTACAGATGTTGAGCTGCTCGGCCTTTCCAATGAAGACCGGGAAAAAATCTGCAGCGAAATACACCAAATGGAACATTTTTTTCGCTGGCGTACCAATGGTGGCTATGTCGCATCCCAAAAACGCTTGCTTTCCTTTATGAACAATAACGCCAAAACCAGGTATGAGGAATTGCTTCGTATGTACCCGCAATTATACAACCTCGTTCCCAAACACCTGATTGCTGCTTATTTGGGCGTATCAAGAGAAACACTAAGCCGTCTTTACAATTCACACAAGAATGTGATGTAA
- a CDS encoding nuclear transport factor 2 family protein — protein METQKEKIAAISDVLENRYFKGIYEGNVALLSTAYHPGALLFGDVKGQPYAKNLAEYLDGVAHRQSPKDSGKPFHGEILKISTVNSIAIAEVKVKMYDFYYHDYLSFHNIDGQWLIVNKMMTDTADQI, from the coding sequence ATGGAAACGCAAAAAGAAAAAATAGCCGCTATTTCCGATGTATTGGAAAATCGGTATTTCAAAGGGATTTACGAAGGTAATGTTGCTTTATTAAGCACTGCTTATCATCCTGGCGCACTGCTCTTTGGGGATGTAAAAGGTCAGCCTTACGCAAAAAATCTTGCAGAGTATCTTGATGGGGTCGCACACCGACAAAGTCCGAAGGATTCGGGCAAGCCATTCCATGGCGAAATTCTCAAGATTTCTACCGTCAACTCGATTGCTATTGCTGAAGTGAAAGTGAAGATGTACGACTTTTACTATCATGACTACCTTTCATTTCACAACATCGATGGCCAATGGTTAATCGTAAATAAGATGATGACAGATACAGCTGATCAAATATAA
- a CDS encoding helix-turn-helix transcriptional regulator encodes MKDKENQLVTSWDNYPEIFSPEKGIAHQLSLVDLIADFLFTGNYYYYIIDIIGQALSNLHPNILKTHGLAQMPETLNEIVELVHPDDMGFVIRAEEAAHRHILSVGIQHIQSLKCCYCFRMRVADGTYRLFHHQSISIVVDSKFRIVKSLNIHTDIEHITSVNNHIVTVMGIRGNNEFHQIVISDNKMLTTPGLKLTIREREILHYIAKGYSSEKIAETLDITTNTCRTHRKNLFRKIGCHSVASLIKKSTDLGLL; translated from the coding sequence ATGAAAGACAAAGAGAACCAGCTTGTAACTTCATGGGACAATTATCCCGAGATCTTTTCTCCCGAAAAGGGTATAGCTCATCAGCTCAGTTTAGTTGACCTCATAGCAGATTTCCTTTTCACAGGTAATTACTATTACTATATCATTGACATTATTGGACAGGCACTTTCAAACCTGCATCCGAATATCCTCAAAACGCATGGCCTTGCTCAAATGCCTGAGACATTAAATGAAATAGTCGAATTGGTTCATCCAGATGATATGGGTTTTGTGATTCGGGCAGAAGAAGCGGCACATCGACATATTCTTAGTGTCGGCATTCAGCATATTCAATCGTTGAAATGCTGCTATTGTTTTCGTATGCGTGTGGCAGACGGCACGTACCGACTGTTTCATCACCAGTCCATTTCTATTGTAGTGGACAGTAAATTTCGTATCGTTAAAAGTCTCAATATTCATACGGATATTGAGCACATCACCAGTGTAAATAATCATATCGTTACGGTAATGGGCATCCGAGGAAATAATGAATTCCATCAAATAGTCATAAGCGACAATAAAATGCTTACTACTCCAGGTCTTAAACTTACCATACGGGAGCGTGAAATTTTACATTATATTGCTAAAGGATATTCGAGTGAAAAAATTGCTGAAACATTAGACATAACAACCAATACCTGCCGGACACATCGCAAAAATCTATTTCGGAAAATAGGTTGTCATAGTGTCGCAAGCTTGATTAAAAAATCAACTGATTTAGGACTATTATAA